ATGATGCGCATGCCGGAGCCCATGGCAGCCCGGCCCGGTGAAGACGACGAGAAGAAGTTGCATCGCAAGCCGTTGGTGGAGCAAATCTCGCCGCTGGTGCAAAGACAGGTTGCGGACGAAAAAGATGAAAAGCTGCAACGCCAAAGCTGGTTTGCAGCGCCTCTGCCCCTGATTCAGCGCGCCGTGCCGGTGGCGGTGCGCGAAGATGATGACAAGAAGAAAGTACAAACCAAGCCGTTGCTGCAGCGCCAGGAAGAAAAAGAAGATGAATCTGCACAAACCAAGACTTTGCTGCAGCGGCAAGAAAAGAAAGAAGAAGAAAAACCAGCTCAGGCTAAACACGTCGATGGATTAGCTGCGACTGTGCAGCGCCAAGAAGAAAAGGAAGACGAGGCGCAAACCTTTTCCTTGCAGAGACAAAAGGAAGATGACGAATCTGCGCAGGCCAAGTTGGCTTCAAACGCTGGGCCGCAGTTGCAGCGCCAGGAAGAAAAAGAAGATGAAGCCGCTCAGACGAAATCTTTGCTGCAACGGCAGGAGAAAAAAGAAGAGGAAAAACCTGCCCAGGCAAAATTTACTGCGGGCCTGAGCTATGCTCTCCAGCGGCAGGAAGAGAAGGAAGACGAGTCTGCGCAGGCCATGAATGTGCAGCGGCGACAGATTCAGATCAGCCCGTGGGCTTTACGAGCAAAGCCGGGCGGCAGCGGCCAAATGCACGCCAGCAGCGCGGTCGAGGCGCTTGTCTCTCATTCGCGCGGCGGCGGCAGTGCGTTGCCGCACGACACACGAGCCTTTATGGAACCTCGCTTCGGCGTGGACTTCAGTCAAGTGCGCGTGCATACGGGCACCGACGCAGCGCAAATGAGTCAGGATCTGAACGCGCAGGCTTTCACCGTTGGACGCGACATTTATTTCGGCAACGGCAAGTACAATCCCCAAACCAGCAGCGGACAGCAGCTTCTAGCGCACGAGTTGACGCATGTGGTGCAGCAAGGAGCCGCTTTGCGTGCCAAGCCCATCGCGGTCACGCCTGCGCCGCAAAAAATCCAGCGCTCACCCGGCCCCATCGCCAATCTCCTGAACAAAGTCGCGCGGAACATTCCCGGCTACACGCTGATCACCGTCATCATTGGCAAAAACCCCATCACCGGCGAGGAAGTGCCCCGCACCGCCAAGAATTTTCTGGGCGGGTTCATGGGTTTGGTGCCGGGTGGCACGGTTCTATTCGACAACCTGAACAAATCCGGGGCCATTGATGAGGCGTTCAACTGGCTGCAGAAACAGGTTCAGGCTTTGAACATAACGTGGGCGGGCATCAAAGCGTTGATTGCCGAGGCTTGGGACAAGGTCTCCATCTGGTTCGGCATCGAGAAGAATCTCAAGATCATTAAGGATATCTTTGCGCCCACCGTGACCCGGGTTTTTAATTTTGTCAAATCCCTGGGCTCGAAGATACTGGAGTTTATTTTCACGGGCGTGCTCAAAATGATCGGCGCGCCGGTGAAGCAGATCATGGCGATTCTGAACAAGGGTGAGGAAGTCCTCACCAAGATCATCAAAGATCCCATTGGTTTTGTCAAGAATCTCATCAAAGGCCTGATTCAGGGGATTGGCCAGTTTGCCAAGAATGCCCTCAAGCACTTGAAGGCCGGCATTTCCGGCTGGCTGTTCGGCGCGCTGTCTGCGGCCAACATTACCCTGCCCTCGAAGTTTGATCTCAAAGGCATCTTTCATTTGGTTCTGCAAATTCTTGGCGCCACTTATCAAGCAATTCGCGCCAAAGTGGTGAAGGCTCTGGGGCCAAAGGGTGAAAGCGTTGTCTCCAAAGTTGAAAAAGCCGTTGAGTTTGTCAAAGAACTGGTTACAAAGGGGCCAATTGCCCTGTGGGAACGGGTGAAAGATTCGTTGAGCAATCTCAAAGAAACGGTGTTTGGCGCGATTATCGATTGGGTGAAGAGTACGATTATCGGCAAGGCCATTGAGAAGCTGATCAGCTTTTTCAACCCGGCCGGCGCGCTCATTCAAGCGGTGATTGCGATTTACAACACCGT
This genomic window from Cytophagia bacterium CHB2 contains:
- a CDS encoding DUF4157 domain-containing protein is translated as MERQQTAQTTPAPPQRNATQAVQPVPPQATSLPDFLEMQQTLGNQAVQRLYRTGVLQAKLKVGAPGDKYEQEADRVADQMMRMPEPMAARPGEDDEKKLHRKPLVEQISPLVQRQVADEKDEKLQRQSWFAAPLPLIQRAVPVAVREDDDKKKVQTKPLLQRQEEKEDESAQTKTLLQRQEKKEEEKPAQAKHVDGLAATVQRQEEKEDEAQTFSLQRQKEDDESAQAKLASNAGPQLQRQEEKEDEAAQTKSLLQRQEKKEEEKPAQAKFTAGLSYALQRQEEKEDESAQAMNVQRRQIQISPWALRAKPGGSGQMHASSAVEALVSHSRGGGSALPHDTRAFMEPRFGVDFSQVRVHTGTDAAQMSQDLNAQAFTVGRDIYFGNGKYNPQTSSGQQLLAHELTHVVQQGAALRAKPIAVTPAPQKIQRSPGPIANLLNKVARNIPGYTLITVIIGKNPITGEEVPRTAKNFLGGFMGLVPGGTVLFDNLNKSGAIDEAFNWLQKQVQALNITWAGIKALIAEAWDKVSIWFGIEKNLKIIKDIFAPTVTRVFNFVKSLGSKILEFIFTGVLKMIGAPVKQIMAILNKGEEVLTKIIKDPIGFVKNLIKGLIQGIGQFAKNALKHLKAGISGWLFGALSAANITLPSKFDLKGIFHLVLQILGATYQAIRAKVVKALGPKGESVVSKVEKAVEFVKELVTKGPIALWERVKDSLSNLKETVFGAIIDWVKSTIIGKAIEKLISFFNPAGALIQAVIAIYNTVKFFIERINQIREFAASVFNSIAEIASGNLGKAATAVENAIAKSIPVIISFLASLIGLGGISKKIQEIIKKIRQPIDKAIGKVVNWIVEKAKKLFGKKGQSVEEDDRWKIGIQGVLKELAGIGKEKLSRQSIEAQFPMWKRRYGFKVLRLKADQVPWVIEGEMSPAKPVATVSMAGATATGLSKDDAIPIKWFKDPKLYVASIHLPQLKLTIERNTPTAVPVGSRPGEEIVLGVRSKYWPKVGKKMQYIPTERGRAVDQIRSVLDYYGLKRKELGVQMDHVQDLQFEGPDTPDNVWPYDSSGNMSAGPRQRDQIVTYSEKRGDPPKQAKTRDLPGRYFVIIEIGT